One genomic segment of Ferrimonas sp. YFM includes these proteins:
- a CDS encoding YjgN family protein, whose amino-acid sequence MEPNYENYSLTELVDALAQVDERAFPERAARLKQLIAEKHQQEAQVTAEREAIFSKEARKAPFEFTGSGGDYFKLWIVNLLLSIVTLGIYSAWAKVRNNQYLLGHTKLEGHSFRYLAKPMQILKGRIIAVAVLIGFTVLSQLSPLAGMLFSLGLLVATPWLILQGMRFSMRMTAYKNVRFSFEGSYFGLLATFVLLPIVGAFTLYLAMPWVFKKMDQYLYSHTTYGGKRFEVNTSSGSYYKASFAGLGLGFVLFIALFTVLGVGEGIASFNAEGEPDFQLIPILMFYAGAFLVSFMVRALYQSIVLNHLIGETQIEGVFSFKPEIKTGSFMRMMTINAVMLACTLGLAYPVTQVRKLKYMTNAIGVMLLPGADALTNTVGEGDSAFGEEAAGLFDLDLSIT is encoded by the coding sequence ATGGAACCTAACTACGAGAACTACAGCCTGACAGAGCTGGTGGATGCCCTGGCCCAGGTGGATGAACGCGCGTTTCCAGAGCGCGCTGCCCGCCTCAAACAGCTGATTGCCGAGAAACATCAGCAGGAGGCTCAGGTAACGGCGGAGAGGGAGGCCATTTTCAGTAAGGAGGCCAGGAAGGCCCCCTTCGAGTTCACCGGCAGCGGCGGCGACTACTTCAAACTGTGGATCGTCAACCTGCTGCTGAGCATCGTCACTCTCGGCATCTACAGTGCCTGGGCCAAGGTGCGCAACAATCAGTATCTGCTGGGCCACACCAAACTGGAAGGCCACAGCTTCCGTTACCTGGCTAAGCCGATGCAGATTCTCAAAGGGCGGATAATTGCCGTCGCCGTGTTGATTGGCTTCACGGTGCTGTCTCAGCTGTCACCCCTTGCCGGCATGCTCTTCAGTTTAGGCCTGCTGGTCGCGACCCCCTGGCTGATTCTCCAGGGAATGCGCTTCTCCATGCGGATGACCGCCTATAAGAACGTGCGTTTCTCCTTCGAAGGCAGCTACTTCGGTCTGCTAGCGACCTTTGTGCTGCTGCCTATTGTCGGCGCCTTCACCCTGTATCTGGCGATGCCCTGGGTGTTTAAGAAGATGGATCAATACCTCTACAGCCACACCACCTATGGTGGCAAGCGCTTCGAAGTGAACACCTCGAGCGGCAGCTACTACAAAGCCTCCTTCGCCGGTCTGGGGTTGGGCTTCGTGCTGTTTATTGCCCTGTTTACCGTGCTGGGAGTGGGCGAGGGTATTGCAAGCTTCAACGCCGAAGGCGAGCCAGACTTCCAACTGATACCCATTCTGATGTTTTACGCCGGCGCCTTCCTGGTCAGCTTTATGGTGCGTGCCCTGTATCAGAGCATTGTGCTGAACCACCTGATTGGCGAGACTCAGATTGAGGGTGTGTTCTCCTTTAAGCCCGAGATCAAAACCGGCAGCTTCATGAGAATGATGACCATCAATGCAGTGATGCTGGCCTGCACCCTGGGGCTGGCCTATCCGGTTACCCAGGTGCGCAAACTCAAGTACATGACCAACGCCATCGGCGTCATGCTGCTGCCCGGTGCCGATGCCCTTACCAACACCGTTGGCGAAGGGGACTCCGCCTTCGGTGAAGAGGCGGCGGGTCTGTTCGATCTTGATCTGTCCATCACCTGA
- a CDS encoding M48 family metallopeptidase yields the protein MSLQIEGVYLAPGSSQSQKGRVELVQEELSLYLEGSNAPHRCCDFGDCEQGEVLAGLAVELRFGDGGLFTPDDVRFRWPQTSGGQRALHWLEGHWSAVLAGVLVVPLFLWVMVTKALPAAADASVSLLPDAVPRQLGEQTLYLLDKTLMDPSELSETQQERVRGQWQHSLQHLSLDSNHYQLLFRSSKMGANAFALPDGTVVLTDEIVTLMENEPNALTAVLLHEIGHVEHQHGLKQLARATANSVLFAMLLGDIEGAGEVIIGAGSSLINSVFSREMESEADHFAHQQLKRLGLSPIHFATAMRLLAESSHQSLDEESSGHWTQYLSTHPETRERIHAAEDAVNPEEGEQ from the coding sequence ATGAGTCTTCAGATAGAGGGGGTCTACCTGGCCCCCGGAAGCAGTCAAAGCCAGAAGGGGCGGGTCGAACTGGTTCAGGAAGAGCTGAGCCTCTACCTGGAGGGCAGCAATGCCCCACACAGGTGCTGCGACTTCGGTGATTGTGAGCAGGGGGAGGTGCTGGCCGGGCTGGCGGTGGAGTTGCGCTTTGGCGACGGTGGCCTGTTTACCCCGGACGACGTCCGTTTTCGCTGGCCACAAACCTCCGGCGGTCAGCGAGCCTTGCATTGGCTGGAGGGACACTGGAGCGCGGTGTTGGCCGGGGTACTGGTGGTGCCCCTGTTTTTGTGGGTGATGGTCACCAAGGCTCTTCCGGCCGCGGCCGATGCCTCGGTGTCGCTGTTGCCCGATGCGGTGCCGCGCCAGCTTGGCGAGCAGACGCTCTATCTGCTGGACAAGACCCTGATGGATCCCAGTGAGCTCAGTGAGACCCAACAAGAACGGGTACGAGGTCAGTGGCAACACTCGCTGCAGCACCTGTCGCTGGACAGCAACCACTATCAGCTGTTATTTCGCAGCAGCAAAATGGGCGCCAACGCCTTTGCCTTGCCCGACGGCACAGTGGTGCTCACCGATGAGATAGTCACTCTGATGGAGAATGAACCCAATGCCCTGACGGCGGTGCTGCTCCATGAGATAGGCCATGTCGAGCATCAACACGGCCTGAAACAATTGGCCCGGGCCACCGCCAACAGTGTGCTGTTTGCCATGCTGCTGGGGGACATCGAGGGGGCCGGTGAGGTGATCATCGGCGCCGGCAGCAGCCTTATCAACAGCGTGTTTTCCAGAGAGATGGAGTCCGAAGCGGACCACTTTGCTCACCAGCAGCTAAAGCGGCTGGGGTTGTCACCGATTCATTTTGCCACCGCCATGCGCCTGTTGGCCGAGTCCAGTCACCAGTCACTGGATGAGGAGAGCTCGGGGCACTGGACTCAGTACCTGAGCACTCACCCCGAGACTCGGGAACGCATTCATGCGGCAGAGGATGCCGTCAATCCTGAAGAGGGCGAGCAGTAA
- a CDS encoding DUF2059 domain-containing protein, producing the protein MSRALFTSLLAVVLLTALPVWANSHLQVAYEMLEAMGAERLTNESLEVVLDHQVRANSEMEPFRQTLKVFYFKHAGWDSVKEDYAALYQEAFSEEELRQLTEFYRTQVGQKMLRLQPQLMEEAMMIGERRLDENIQELQQMVREREEFLSRSH; encoded by the coding sequence ATGTCCCGTGCCTTGTTCACCAGCCTGTTGGCTGTCGTCTTGCTGACAGCCTTGCCGGTCTGGGCCAACTCCCACCTGCAGGTGGCCTATGAGATGCTGGAAGCCATGGGAGCGGAGCGCCTCACCAATGAAAGCCTGGAGGTGGTTCTGGATCACCAGGTCCGAGCCAATTCTGAGATGGAGCCCTTCAGGCAGACGCTCAAGGTGTTCTACTTCAAGCACGCCGGCTGGGACAGCGTCAAAGAGGATTACGCTGCCCTGTATCAGGAAGCTTTTAGCGAAGAGGAACTTAGGCAACTGACCGAGTTCTACCGTACCCAGGTCGGCCAGAAGATGTTGCGATTGCAACCTCAACTGATGGAGGAGGCGATGATGATCGGCGAGCGGCGACTGGATGAGAACATCCAGGAGCTGCAGCAGATGGTTCGCGAAAGAGAAGAGTTTTTGAGCCGGTCCCATTGA
- a CDS encoding nitroreductase family protein produces MDKQTARQMVHSAMLAPSSHNSQPWRFRLQDHSIELLADSSRALPVNDPNDRELHISCGCALMNMRLAAAKAQLGIEVQLLPDADNPELLARVVECPQAAEQPALAQLADLIPNRHTVRSEYEAGFDDGDLISELRQWTKLESVQLAAVSSEAQRSRIADLIARGDKALWADRAWRRELARWMLPANRGEGLAVSALWSPFIRAMIRWFNLGTMMARKNTRLAEKAPLLLVLSSCGDGPRQWLETGQALQRVLLGCCQRGYQGSFLNQPIQVSRLRTRLAKVTGLAHPQVLLRVGRPIEQAVASARRPLSGMLDPV; encoded by the coding sequence ATGGATAAACAGACCGCACGTCAGATGGTTCACAGTGCGATGTTGGCGCCCTCCAGCCACAACAGCCAGCCCTGGCGGTTTCGGCTTCAGGATCACAGTATCGAACTGCTGGCGGATAGCTCCCGTGCTCTGCCTGTCAATGATCCCAATGATCGTGAGCTTCACATCAGTTGCGGTTGTGCCCTGATGAACATGAGGCTGGCCGCCGCCAAGGCACAGCTCGGCATTGAGGTACAACTGCTGCCGGATGCGGACAATCCGGAGCTGCTGGCCAGAGTGGTGGAGTGCCCGCAAGCGGCCGAACAGCCGGCCCTGGCTCAATTGGCCGACCTTATCCCCAATCGCCATACGGTACGCAGCGAGTATGAAGCCGGGTTTGACGACGGCGATCTCATCAGTGAGCTGCGTCAGTGGACCAAGCTGGAGAGCGTACAGCTGGCGGCGGTCTCCAGCGAAGCCCAGCGCAGCCGCATCGCCGATCTGATTGCCCGCGGGGACAAAGCACTTTGGGCAGACCGTGCCTGGCGCCGGGAGTTGGCCCGATGGATGTTGCCTGCGAACCGGGGTGAGGGGCTGGCGGTGTCCGCCCTGTGGTCGCCATTTATCCGGGCGATGATTCGCTGGTTTAACCTGGGCACCATGATGGCGCGCAAAAACACCCGGCTGGCGGAGAAGGCCCCCCTGTTGCTGGTGCTGTCCAGTTGTGGTGACGGACCCAGGCAGTGGCTGGAAACCGGTCAGGCTTTGCAGAGGGTACTACTTGGGTGCTGTCAGCGGGGATATCAGGGCTCCTTCCTCAACCAGCCCATACAGGTGAGCCGTTTGAGGACCCGGCTGGCTAAGGTCACCGGACTGGCTCACCCTCAGGTGCTGCTCAGGGTCGGCCGACCCATAGAACAGGCGGTGGCATCTGCCAGGCGTCCACTCTCGGGTATGTTGGACCCGGTTTAA
- the ansA gene encoding asparaginase, with the protein MTKKRIYIAYTGGTIGMQKTDQGYAPTAGFLTERVKANPEFQRAEMPEFEIYEYADLMDSANMTPEDWQHIADDIQARYDEFDGFVILHGTDTMAFTASALSFMLEGLTKPVVVTGSQIPFAELRSDGQHNLLNALFLAASHPVGEVCLFFNNKLFRGNRTTKVHADGFDAFASPNLPPLLEAGIHIQSGPGVTLLESEGPLKVHPITPQPIGVVTLYPGISSEVIRNILLQPVKALILLSFGVGNAPQRPELLDLFKDARKREVIIVNLTQCLQGKVNMSGYATGNALSQAGVISGFDMTTEAALAKLHFLLSQPMTFDERLDAMEQSLRGELSR; encoded by the coding sequence ATGACAAAAAAACGGATCTACATCGCCTACACCGGCGGCACCATCGGTATGCAGAAAACCGATCAGGGCTACGCCCCCACCGCCGGCTTTCTCACCGAGCGGGTCAAGGCCAATCCCGAGTTCCAGCGGGCGGAGATGCCGGAGTTTGAGATCTACGAATACGCCGATCTGATGGACTCCGCCAACATGACCCCGGAAGACTGGCAGCACATCGCCGACGATATTCAGGCCCGCTACGACGAGTTTGACGGCTTCGTCATCCTCCACGGCACCGACACCATGGCGTTTACCGCCTCCGCCCTCTCCTTCATGCTGGAGGGGCTGACCAAGCCCGTGGTGGTGACCGGCTCCCAGATCCCCTTTGCCGAGCTGCGCTCCGACGGTCAGCACAACCTGCTGAACGCCCTGTTCCTGGCGGCCAGCCACCCGGTGGGCGAAGTGTGTCTGTTCTTCAACAACAAGCTGTTCCGCGGTAACCGCACCACCAAGGTGCACGCCGACGGTTTCGATGCCTTTGCCAGCCCCAACCTGCCGCCCTTGCTGGAAGCGGGCATCCACATCCAGTCTGGGCCGGGCGTGACCCTGCTTGAGTCCGAAGGGCCCCTTAAGGTGCATCCCATCACCCCGCAGCCCATTGGGGTGGTCACCCTCTACCCGGGGATCTCCTCAGAGGTGATTCGCAACATCCTGCTGCAGCCGGTCAAGGCGCTCATCCTGCTCTCCTTTGGCGTGGGCAATGCCCCTCAGCGTCCGGAACTGCTGGATCTGTTCAAAGATGCCCGTAAGCGGGAGGTAATCATCGTCAATCTGACCCAGTGTCTTCAGGGCAAGGTGAACATGAGCGGCTATGCCACAGGCAATGCCCTGTCTCAGGCGGGGGTGATCAGCGGCTTTGACATGACGACAGAAGCGGCTCTGGCCAAGCTGCACTTCCTGCTGAGTCAGCCCATGACCTTCGATGAACGGCTGGATGCCATGGAGCAAAGCCTGCGCGGTGAACTCAGTCGATAG
- the sppA gene encoding signal peptide peptidase SppA: MSEKRAWPIRFVGFTWKVINVFRRLILNLVFFGFLALLLVGLSQDQIPQVPQGAALVLNLEGKLVEQPREMDPFEMIAGSGDKEQEIVLEDLIEVIESAALDDRISGIVLRPGGVYGGTAKLELVGQALSRFRDSGKPVIAQSGWYTQGPYLLATYADEIQLNASGTVAIEGMGMYRLFYKDLLDKVGVKTHLFRVGKYKSFAESYYLNEMSEPAKEANQSLLDDIWGQYKTTVTSNRTLTEGLLDRNLDQLEAGLEQVDGDFSQYALDNGLVDSVLTSVEMRDQMFERFGAKADDKSKFNGVSWQDYAAQMTPEINLPGRDQVAVIVAQGPIVPGDQPAGTIGGYSMSKLLRQAREDDQVKAVVIRVDSPGGSVYASEQIRQEILALKDAGKTVVSSMSSLAASGGYWISANADRIYAQPNTITGSIGIIGMIQTFEETAKTVGVNMDGVGTTEMAGLNVFKPLPDSFKRIMQMNLNKGYADFINLVATARDIPVEKVDEMAQGRVWSGAAAKELGLVDELGSLDDAVAGAAEIAGITDYDTVLIEKELSPEQQIIQEILKNASVELPQSESSKLMGMVKQTLLGPLEQQLKLSDPQNAYMLCLECSEL, translated from the coding sequence ATGTCTGAGAAACGCGCATGGCCGATTCGATTTGTCGGCTTTACTTGGAAAGTAATTAACGTCTTCAGACGGCTGATACTGAACCTGGTGTTCTTCGGCTTCCTCGCCCTCCTGCTGGTGGGACTCAGTCAGGACCAGATCCCTCAGGTTCCCCAAGGCGCCGCCCTGGTGTTGAACCTGGAAGGCAAGCTGGTTGAGCAGCCCAGGGAGATGGATCCCTTCGAGATGATTGCCGGCAGCGGCGACAAGGAACAGGAGATCGTTCTGGAAGATCTGATCGAGGTGATCGAGAGCGCCGCCCTGGATGACCGCATCTCAGGCATCGTGCTGCGCCCGGGTGGCGTCTATGGCGGCACCGCCAAGCTGGAGCTGGTGGGCCAGGCGCTGAGCCGATTCCGCGACAGCGGCAAGCCTGTGATCGCCCAGTCCGGCTGGTACACCCAGGGTCCCTACCTGCTGGCCACTTACGCCGATGAGATTCAGTTGAATGCGTCCGGTACCGTTGCCATTGAAGGCATGGGCATGTATCGCCTGTTCTACAAAGATCTGCTGGATAAGGTTGGGGTGAAGACCCACCTGTTCCGTGTCGGCAAGTACAAGTCCTTCGCCGAAAGCTACTACCTCAACGAGATGTCCGAGCCTGCCAAGGAGGCCAATCAGTCTCTGCTTGACGACATCTGGGGCCAGTACAAAACAACGGTGACCAGCAACCGCACCCTGACCGAGGGTCTGCTGGACCGCAACCTGGACCAGCTGGAAGCCGGCCTGGAGCAGGTGGATGGCGACTTCAGCCAGTACGCCCTGGACAACGGCCTGGTGGACAGCGTGCTGACCTCGGTGGAGATGCGCGACCAGATGTTTGAGCGCTTCGGTGCCAAAGCCGATGACAAGAGCAAATTCAACGGTGTCTCTTGGCAGGACTATGCTGCCCAGATGACCCCTGAGATCAATCTGCCCGGTCGCGACCAAGTGGCGGTGATTGTTGCCCAGGGCCCCATCGTCCCCGGCGACCAGCCTGCCGGCACCATTGGTGGCTACTCCATGTCCAAGCTGCTGCGTCAGGCCCGCGAAGATGACCAGGTGAAAGCCGTGGTGATCCGCGTCGACAGCCCCGGCGGCAGTGTGTACGCCTCCGAGCAGATCCGTCAGGAGATTCTGGCACTGAAGGACGCGGGTAAAACCGTGGTCTCCTCCATGAGCTCTTTGGCGGCCTCCGGCGGCTACTGGATCTCCGCCAACGCCGACCGCATCTACGCTCAGCCCAACACCATTACCGGTTCCATCGGCATCATCGGCATGATTCAAACCTTTGAAGAGACTGCCAAGACCGTGGGCGTGAACATGGACGGTGTGGGCACCACTGAGATGGCCGGCCTGAATGTATTCAAGCCCCTGCCCGACTCCTTCAAGCGCATCATGCAGATGAACCTCAACAAGGGCTACGCCGACTTCATCAACCTGGTGGCCACCGCCCGTGACATCCCGGTCGAGAAGGTGGACGAAATGGCTCAAGGTCGTGTCTGGAGTGGCGCCGCCGCCAAAGAGCTGGGTCTGGTGGACGAGCTGGGCAGCCTGGATGACGCCGTCGCCGGTGCCGCCGAAATTGCCGGCATCACCGACTACGACACCGTGCTGATCGAGAAAGAGCTCAGCCCGGAGCAGCAGATCATTCAGGAAATCCTGAAAAACGCCTCTGTTGAACTGCCTCAGTCCGAAAGCAGCAAGCTGATGGGCATGGTGAAACAGACTCTGCTGGGGCCGCTGGAACAGCAGCTGAAGCTGTCTGATCCACAGAACGCCTACATGCTGTGCCTGGAGTGCAGCGAACTGTAA
- a CDS encoding NADPH-dependent 2,4-dienoyl-CoA reductase produces MSYPHMLAPLDLGFTTLKNRVLMGSMHTGLEEEKGGFDKLAAFYAERARGGVGLIVTGGISPNFRGRLAPHASQLSFPWQVSKHRRITDAVHAEDGKICMQLLHAGRYGYHPFSLSASAIKAPITPFKPRQMSLRQIRGTVKDYAASAKLAQKAGYDGVEVMGSEGYLLNQFLCSRTNKRKDEYGGDIQARAKFPLEVVRAIRKEVGENFIIIFRLSMLDLVEGGNDWEEVVQLAKWLEQAGVSIINTGIGWHEARIPTIATSVPRAAFTFITERLKGEVSVPLVATNRINTPEVAETILASGQADMVSMARPLLADAEFVNKAARDEGEDINICIGCNQGCLDHTFSLKRATCLVNPFACYETELKLEPASSGKSVAVIGGGPAGMASACYAAERGFKVTLFERDAELGGQFKLASKIPGKEEFKASLDYFKQRLNRLGVELCLGEDADADKLKSFDHVLLATGVTPRVPKLEGVDNAKVVTYQQVLKGEAEVGKRVALMGAGGIGFDMGEFLSEAHESATLHPQVWLKQWGVDPDYVSGGGLTDRDSTAFESAREITLLQRKASKPGKGLGKTTGWIHRTVLKDRGVKMLAGVEYLKVSDQGLHIRHEDQEKLIEVDTVVLCTGQESNRGLVPELESRQIPYVLIGGADVAAELDAKRAIRQAAEVVGSLA; encoded by the coding sequence ATGAGTTACCCCCACATGCTTGCGCCCCTGGATCTGGGCTTTACCACACTGAAAAATCGAGTGCTTATGGGCTCCATGCATACCGGCCTGGAGGAGGAGAAGGGCGGTTTCGATAAGCTGGCCGCCTTCTATGCCGAGCGCGCCCGTGGGGGAGTGGGCCTGATCGTTACCGGGGGGATCTCACCCAACTTCCGCGGCCGTCTGGCGCCTCATGCCAGCCAGTTGAGCTTTCCCTGGCAGGTCTCCAAGCACCGTCGAATCACAGATGCGGTGCACGCGGAGGATGGCAAGATCTGCATGCAGCTTCTGCACGCAGGTCGCTACGGTTACCACCCGTTCAGCCTCTCTGCCAGCGCCATCAAGGCCCCTATTACACCCTTCAAGCCACGCCAGATGAGCCTGAGACAGATCCGCGGCACCGTAAAGGATTACGCAGCGTCGGCTAAATTGGCTCAGAAAGCCGGTTACGACGGCGTCGAAGTGATGGGTTCCGAAGGTTACCTGCTGAACCAGTTCCTGTGCAGCCGCACCAACAAGCGCAAGGATGAGTACGGCGGCGACATACAGGCCAGGGCCAAGTTCCCCCTTGAAGTGGTCCGCGCCATCCGCAAAGAGGTGGGGGAGAACTTCATCATCATCTTCCGCCTCTCCATGCTGGATCTGGTCGAGGGCGGTAACGACTGGGAAGAGGTGGTGCAATTGGCCAAGTGGCTGGAACAGGCGGGCGTGTCCATCATCAACACCGGCATCGGCTGGCACGAGGCGCGCATTCCCACCATTGCCACCAGTGTGCCCAGGGCGGCGTTCACCTTCATCACAGAACGCCTCAAGGGTGAAGTGTCTGTGCCCCTGGTGGCCACCAACCGCATCAACACCCCGGAAGTGGCGGAAACCATCCTCGCCAGCGGTCAGGCGGACATGGTGTCCATGGCCCGGCCCTTGCTGGCGGACGCCGAGTTCGTCAACAAGGCGGCCCGAGATGAAGGGGAAGACATCAACATCTGCATCGGCTGCAACCAGGGCTGCCTGGACCACACCTTCTCACTCAAGCGTGCCACCTGCCTGGTGAACCCCTTCGCCTGTTACGAAACCGAGCTCAAGCTCGAGCCTGCCAGCTCGGGCAAGAGCGTGGCGGTGATTGGCGGCGGCCCGGCCGGGATGGCCAGTGCCTGTTACGCTGCCGAGCGCGGCTTTAAGGTGACTCTGTTTGAACGGGACGCCGAACTGGGCGGGCAGTTCAAACTAGCCAGCAAGATCCCCGGCAAGGAGGAGTTCAAGGCGTCTCTGGATTACTTTAAGCAGCGCCTCAATCGTCTTGGGGTGGAGCTGTGTCTGGGTGAAGACGCGGATGCGGATAAGCTCAAGTCTTTCGATCATGTGCTGCTGGCCACCGGGGTAACCCCCAGGGTGCCCAAGCTTGAGGGCGTGGACAACGCCAAGGTCGTGACCTACCAGCAGGTGCTCAAGGGTGAAGCCGAGGTTGGTAAGCGGGTAGCTCTGATGGGCGCCGGCGGCATCGGATTCGACATGGGGGAGTTCCTCTCTGAAGCCCACGAGTCTGCCACCCTGCACCCTCAGGTGTGGCTGAAGCAGTGGGGCGTGGATCCGGATTATGTCTCCGGTGGCGGCCTGACCGACAGGGACAGCACCGCGTTTGAGTCGGCCCGGGAGATCACCCTGCTGCAGCGCAAAGCCAGCAAACCGGGCAAGGGCCTGGGCAAGACCACCGGCTGGATCCACCGCACCGTGCTCAAGGATCGCGGCGTCAAGATGCTGGCCGGGGTGGAGTACCTCAAGGTGTCCGACCAAGGGCTGCATATCCGCCATGAGGATCAGGAGAAGCTGATTGAGGTGGATACCGTGGTGCTCTGTACCGGTCAGGAGTCCAATCGTGGCCTGGTGCCTGAGCTGGAGTCCCGCCAGATCCCCTATGTGCTCATCGGCGGGGCCGATGTGGCGGCAGAGCTGGACGCCAAGCGGGCGATACGTCAGGCCGCCGAAGTGGTGGGCAGTCTGGCATAA